In one window of Vulpes vulpes isolate BD-2025 chromosome 1, VulVul3, whole genome shotgun sequence DNA:
- the ERFL gene encoding ETS domain-containing transcription factor ERF-like, whose amino-acid sequence MDCSCVSDLLFAPPALPALWTPGFAFPDWAYKPESSPGSRQIQLWHFILELLQKEEYQGVIAWQGDYGEFVIKDPDEVARLWGIRKCKPHMNYDKLSRALRYYYNKRILHKTKGKRFTYKFNFSKVVLVNYPLLDVAAATTGSPLLLTPGPFAGTPGPDAPPLTPETLQTLFSAPRLGEPGARAPLFTPEPDKLRLDSPFPFLGSGATGYSKPPGLLGPYGRAFPEYPWNFNPYLTGPFPKLPPSLYPPHFYPNPLASSLGHLPSAGAGAGGGPTASPLLAAAEEGLGPERPSGLAAAPRLALPGAGGPEAALGGKDDSDSELEITDVSGCSSDSEGDEGLPVPPKAKASKGGLGS is encoded by the exons ATGGACTGTAGCTGCGTCTCCGACCTTCTCTTCGCCCCGCCCGCCCTGCCGGCTCTCTGGACCCCTG gctttGCCTTCCCGGATTGGGCCTACAAGCCGGAGTCGTCCCCTGGCTCGAGGCAGATCCAGCTGTGGCACTTTATCCTGGAGCTGCTGCAGAAGGAGGAGTACCAGGGTGTCATCGCCTGGCAGGGGGACTACGGGGAATTCGTCATCAAAGACCCCGACGAAGTGGCTCGGCTCTGGGGCATCCGCAAGTGCAAGCCCCACATGAATTATGACAAGCTGAGCCGGGCCCTGcg ctACTACTACAACAAGCGGATTCTCCATAAGACCAAAGGGAAGAGGTTCACCTACAAGTTCAACTTCAGCAAAGTCGTACTTGTCAATTACCCGCTGCTGGATGTGGCAGCAGCCACCACGGGCTCCCCACTCTTGCTGACCCCTGGTCCCTTTGCGGGCACGCCTGGGCCAGATGCTCCTCCCCTTACCCCCGAG ACCCTGCAGACCCTGTTCTCTGCCCCTCGCCTGGGAGAGCCAGGGGCCCGGGCACCCCTGTTCACCCCTGAGCCAGACAAGCTGCGTCTGGACAGCCCTTTCCCGTTCCTGGGCTCCG GTGCCACTGGCTATTCCAAGCCCCCTGGCCTGCTGGGTCCCTACGGCCGCGCCTTCCCGGAGTACCCCTGGAATTTTAATCCGTACCTCACCGGCCCCTTCCCCAAGCTGCCCCCCTCTCTGTACCCCCCACACTTCTACCCCAACCCTCTGGCCAGTTCCCTGGGTCACCTGCCCTCggcaggggcgggggctgggggaggccctACAGCCTCGCCCCTATTGGCCGCAGCAGAGGAGGGCCTGGGCCCCGAGCGCCCCTCGGGCCTGGCAGCAGCCCCTCGCCTGGCACTGCCCGGAGCTGGGGGACCAGAGGCTGCGCTGGGCGGGAAGGATGACAGCGACTCGGAGCTGGAGATCACTGACGTCAGCGGCTGCAGCTCTGACAGCGAGGGCGACGAAGGCCTCCCCGTGCCCCCCAAGGCCAAGGCGAGCAAAGGGGGGCTCGGCAGCTGA